Within Micromonospora narathiwatensis, the genomic segment GGCGGCATCTCCCTGGGCCAGGCCGTGGTTGCCGCCGCCCGCCATCGGGCCGGCTCGGCCGGCTGACCACCCACCCCGTCCGGGGGCGGAGTCAGCAGATGCGGGGGAGTGGGTCGCCGACCAGCAGGTCGACGACCCGGGTGCCGCCGAACGCGGTCCTGAGCAGCACGATGCCGGGTGGATCGGCGGCGACGTGGCCGATGACGCTCGCGTCCCCGCCCAGGGGGTGGCGGCGCAGCGCCGCCACGGCCGCCTCCGTCTGCGTGCCGTCGACCACCGCGACGAAGCGTCCCTCGCAGGCGACGTAGAGCGGGTCGATGCCGAGCAGCTCGCAGGCTCCGGTGACGGCGGGACGCACCGGCACCGCCGCCTCGTCGAGGACGACGGCCACCTCCGCGGCCTGCGCGACCTCGTTGAGGACGGTCGCGACGCCGCCCCGGGTGGCGTCGCGCAGCAGCCGTACGCCGGGCGCCGCGTCCAGCAGGGCCGCCACGAGACCGTGCAGGGGCGCGGTGTCCGAGACGAGATCGGCCTCGATGTCCAGCTCGCCGCGGGCGAGCATGACGGTGACGCCGTGGTCGCCGATCGGCCCGGAGACGATGATCGCGTCACCGGGCCGGACGTGCCCGGTGCCCAGTGCCACCGGCCGCTCCAGCAGGCCGACCCCGGCGGTGTTGACGTAGCAGCCGTCCGCCTTGCCGCGCTGCACCACCTTCGTGTCGCCGGTGACGATCTGGACGCCGGCGCGCCGCGCCGCCGCCGCCATGGACGCGGTGATCCGTTGCAGGTCGGCGACGGGAAAGCCCTC encodes:
- the hypE gene encoding hydrogenase expression/formation protein HypE, whose amino-acid sequence is MTTERTADWAERAVAEAEALAGRESGRLSPEQQVLERIERARRRRPRIRESRVTLAHGAGGKATRTLVEGIFVEAFRNPTLEALDDAAVLRPNVDRLAFTTDSYVVSPLFFPGGDIGDLAVNGTVNDLAVSGARPLYLAAGFILEEGFPVADLQRITASMAAAARRAGVQIVTGDTKVVQRGKADGCYVNTAGVGLLERPVALGTGHVRPGDAIIVSGPIGDHGVTVMLARGELDIEADLVSDTAPLHGLVAALLDAAPGVRLLRDATRGGVATVLNEVAQAAEVAVVLDEAAVPVRPAVTGACELLGIDPLYVACEGRFVAVVDGTQTEAAVAALRRHPLGGDASVIGHVAADPPGIVLLRTAFGGTRVVDLLVGDPLPRIC